The Arthrobacter burdickii genomic interval CCTTCGCAGCGACCATCGACTGGCACGCCGGTTGGCCCCGCGTCGGGACAGCGATCGAGCCCGAGACCGCGGCACTCTTCACGGAGGAGCTCCACGACTCGCTTCCGTTGACATGGGTCGCACCCTCCGCCTGGCCGCAGCACGTGCTCCAGAGGTCGGACGACCGCTGGCGACTGACTGGAGGCGACGCCCACGACACATTCGTAGGCCGCCGTCAGGAGCACTTGCGGACGTGCACGCAAGCGGTCGTCACCCCCCTGGGCGGAAGCCGCGGAGGACTTGAAGTCAGAATCGACCAGTGGCACAGGATGACCCTGTGGTTCGACGGTGCCACCGCCCGGGCCGTGGTGACGATCGGCGATGTAACGACGCTCATCGGAGAGGCGGCCGTCGGCCTGGGAACCGTGCTTGAACTCAGGACGGAGGATCCCGCTGGCAGCCCGGGGGCCCCGGGGGCGGGGCCAGACTCCGTCGTGGCCGGACTTCGGGTCGGCGACGAGTTCCAGGAGCTAGGACGAGTCGACGGCCGGTACTTCTCCACGGAGGTCGCGGGCGGATTCACTGGCCGCATGATCGGGTTGGTCGCGCGGGACGGAGACGTGCACGTTGAGTCCTTCATCTACCGAGGTCATGACGAGTGAGTCCTGACTCCAGGTTGGGCACCGGTTCGGTGCCCGACCCGAGTACCGGAAGGATGTAAGGAACGTCGCACGGGCGCCGCAATCCTCGCCGCCCGTGCCGCCCTGATCCGACTCATCGGGTCGGTCTCGCGACGACCTGATAGCGACACTCTTACTCTCCCCGGCGGGCAAGCCCACGGTGCTCTGTTGCACACCATGACATAGAACAGACCCCCCAACTCAGAAGGACATGCACCATGACGACACGGCAGGCGAATGAGACCACGGCCGGAACCAGGTTCCCCGCGGTGGAAGGACTGGCATACGGGGGTGATTACAACCCCGAACAGTGGCCGTTGGCGACCCAGGTCGAGGATGCCGAGCTCATGCAGCAGGCCGGGGTCAACCTGGTCAGCGTCGCGATTTTCTCCTGGGCGATGCTCGAGCCCCGTGAGGGCCAGTACGACTTCGGGTGGTTGGACGAGGTCATGGACCGCCTGCACGCAGCCGGCATCCAGGTAGCACTGGCGACGGCGACGGCGTCGCCGCCGCCATGGCTGACCCGCTATCACCCCGAGATCCTTCCCCGGCTGGCCGACGGGACAGTGCTGCACCAGGGCGGCCGCCAGGCCTATGCGGTGTCCTCGCCTGTATTCCGGGACTACGCGGTCCGCATGACCCGGGTGATGGCTGAGCGGTACCGCAACCACCCCGCAGTGGCGCTGTGGCACATCGACAACGAGTTGGGCTGTCACGTGCCGCATGACTTCAGCGATCACGCAGCGGCGGCATTCCGACGCTGGCTTGAGGCCCGTTACGGCACGGTCGAGGCCCTCAATGCAGCGTGGGGCACGGCGTTCTGGTCCCAGCGGTACGATTCCTTCGATGAGGTGCTGCCGCCGCGTACCGCTTCGGGCAATGCCAACCCCACCCAGCAGTTGGACTTCGCCCGGTACTCCTCCGACGAGTTACTCGTCCATTATCGGGCGCTGCGTGACGTGTTGCGCGAGGTGGCCCCGCAGGTGCCGACGACGACTAACCTCATGCTGTCGACCGGCACGAAGTGGATGGACTACTTCTCCTGGGCCCAGGACCTGGACGTCGTGGCCAACGACCATTACCTGCTCGCCCACGACCCAGAGGGCCACGTGGAGCTCGCCTTCAGCGCGGATCTGACCCGCGGGGTCGCTGGCGGTAACCCATGGATCCTGATGGAGCACTCGACGTCGGCAGTGAACTGGCAGCCCCGCAACCGCACCAAGGGCCCGGGGGAGATGCTGCGGAATTCGCTGTCCCATGTTGCACGCGGGGCGGATGCGGTGATGTTCTTCCAATGGCGCCAGTCTGCCGCTGGTGCGGAGAAGTTCCACTCAGCGATGGTCCCCCACGCCGGGACGGACACCGACGTGTGGCGCAACACCGTGGCGCTCGGGCAGGCGCTGCGCGCGCTTGCCCCGGTCAAGGGCAGCCGGGTGCGAGCGGATGTCGCTCTAGTGTTCGACTACCCCTCGTGGTGGGGCGCCGAACTCGACTCCCACCCCACCCACGACATCGCCTACACCCAACAGGTCATCGCTTGGTACCGGCAGTTGTGGCACCGCGGCATCACCGTGGACATCGTGCCTGTCGGGGCGGACCTGACCGGCTACAGGCTCGTCGTGGTGCCCACGCTGTACACGGTCACCGACGCCGACGCCGGACGCGTTGCAGCCGCGGCTCACGCCGGCGCGACCGTACTGGTGACCTACTTCAGCGGCATCGTCGACGAGAACGACCACGTGCGCCTGGGAGGGTATCCCGGCGCGTTCCGCGAACTCCTCGGGGTCCGCACGGAAGAGTTCCACGCACTTCAGGAGGGTGAGCGGGTCACCCTTGACGATGCCACCACCGCGGACGTGTGGAGCGAAAAAATCCACCTGACCGGTGCGACGGCTGTCCGCTCGTACGCCGACGGCGCGCTGGCTGGACTCCCGGCAGTCACCCGGCACGACGTCGGTGCCGGAACCGCCTGGTACGTGGCTACCCGTCTGGACGACGAGGCAACCTCCCGGCTCACCGACGCGCTGGTCGCTGAGGCCGGTGTCCGGCCCACAGTCGAGTCGCTGCCCACCGGAGTCGAGGTGGTCCGGCGCGGAGAGGGCGCGAACAGCTTCCTCTTCGTGCTCAACCACACCGCCGACAACATCATCGTCCCCGGACGGGGTACAGACCTCCTCACCGGCACCACCTACGACGGCAAGGTGGAGGTCCCGGCTTTCGCCGTCGCCATCCTGCACGAGAACTGAGGTGTACCGGTTTCGCGACAAGAGAACAT includes:
- a CDS encoding beta-galactosidase produces the protein MTTRQANETTAGTRFPAVEGLAYGGDYNPEQWPLATQVEDAELMQQAGVNLVSVAIFSWAMLEPREGQYDFGWLDEVMDRLHAAGIQVALATATASPPPWLTRYHPEILPRLADGTVLHQGGRQAYAVSSPVFRDYAVRMTRVMAERYRNHPAVALWHIDNELGCHVPHDFSDHAAAAFRRWLEARYGTVEALNAAWGTAFWSQRYDSFDEVLPPRTASGNANPTQQLDFARYSSDELLVHYRALRDVLREVAPQVPTTTNLMLSTGTKWMDYFSWAQDLDVVANDHYLLAHDPEGHVELAFSADLTRGVAGGNPWILMEHSTSAVNWQPRNRTKGPGEMLRNSLSHVARGADAVMFFQWRQSAAGAEKFHSAMVPHAGTDTDVWRNTVALGQALRALAPVKGSRVRADVALVFDYPSWWGAELDSHPTHDIAYTQQVIAWYRQLWHRGITVDIVPVGADLTGYRLVVVPTLYTVTDADAGRVAAAAHAGATVLVTYFSGIVDENDHVRLGGYPGAFRELLGVRTEEFHALQEGERVTLDDATTADVWSEKIHLTGATAVRSYADGALAGLPAVTRHDVGAGTAWYVATRLDDEATSRLTDALVAEAGVRPTVESLPTGVEVVRRGEGANSFLFVLNHTADNIIVPGRGTDLLTGTTYDGKVEVPAFAVAILHEN